A section of the Acropora muricata isolate sample 2 chromosome 4, ASM3666990v1, whole genome shotgun sequence genome encodes:
- the LOC136913587 gene encoding uncharacterized protein → MIGTAYNETRFDFNIFCNEQGQDALANINPRKSFGWDTGAPTKLLMKVSSGVTPSLTSLFNKCIELSQWSTAWKMHERWTSFKESDRKEEKNYYSIKSLISVYTIFEHVLNKQLIGHCDPALYHRMTAYKKKRNNLVSTSRRLEVGRGQEELSVTILSTDMSKAFYSLCHALTIKKLDAYGLGSD, encoded by the coding sequence ATGATAGGAACTGCTTACAATGAGACTCGTTTTGATTTCAACATCTTCTGCAACGAGCAAGGGCAGGACGCTCTCGCAAACATCAACCCAAGGAAATCATTCGGCTGGGACACAGGAGCACCTACGAAACTTCTCATGAAGGTGTCTAGTGGAGTTACACCTTCTCTAACCAGCCTCTTCAATAAATGCATCGAGTTGAGCCAATGGTCTACTGCATGGAAAATGCATGAAAGGTGGACATCTTTCAAAGAGAGCGACAGGAAGGAAGAAAAGAACTACTATTCCATCAAATCTCTCATCAGCGTTTACACGATTTTCGAACACGTACTCAACAAGCAGTTAATAGGTCATTGTGACCCAGCCCTGTATCACAGAATGACGGCTTATAAAAAGAAGCGAAACAACCTTGTTAGCACTAGTCGACGACTGGAAGTTGGCCGTGGACAGGAAGAACTCAGTGTGACAATTTTATCTACCGATATGAGTAAGGCTTTTTACTCTTTATGCCACGCACTCACCATAAAGAAGCTGGATGCCTACGGTCTTGGCA